One genomic window of Bacteroidales bacterium includes the following:
- a CDS encoding class I SAM-dependent methyltransferase, which produces MSLDDRKVKKFWESQAKKVGCVNPEGIANLEEDPQLLDLKVKKEKEKIFSLLHLQKSMKLLDLGSGTGQWSFLFAKHVDSVYGVEYSKGMYEIAIKRKEQLGVKNVNFINEKAQKFKSNELYDVIFISGLIIYLNDGDFNLLLNNIENCSHLDTIILLRDGTAINRRHEIKNQYSKNLKSYYSATYRTSDMYIDSFRKQGFQLIKDEDIFEKESPLNKWEETRLRVYLFKYGGRNV; this is translated from the coding sequence ATGAGTCTTGATGATAGGAAGGTTAAAAAGTTCTGGGAAAGCCAGGCTAAAAAAGTTGGATGTGTTAACCCGGAAGGTATTGCAAACTTAGAAGAAGACCCTCAACTTTTGGATTTAAAAGTAAAAAAGGAAAAAGAAAAAATATTTTCTTTGTTGCACTTACAAAAGAGTATGAAATTATTAGATTTAGGTAGTGGAACTGGTCAATGGAGTTTTCTATTTGCCAAACATGTCGATTCGGTTTATGGAGTTGAATATTCGAAAGGAATGTATGAAATAGCAATAAAAAGAAAGGAGCAATTAGGTGTTAAGAATGTTAATTTTATAAATGAGAAAGCACAGAAATTTAAATCAAATGAACTTTATGATGTAATATTTATTTCTGGTCTAATAATATATTTAAATGACGGTGATTTCAATTTGCTCCTTAACAATATTGAAAACTGTTCTCATTTGGATACTATTATTCTATTAAGAGATGGAACTGCAATTAATAGAAGGCACGAAATAAAAAATCAATACTCCAAAAATCTTAAATCATATTATTCAGCAACTTATAGAACTAGTGATATGTATATAGATTCATTTAGGAAACAAGGATTTCAATTAATTAAAGATGAAGATATATTTGAAAAAGAAAGTCCGTTAAATAAATGGGAAGAAACTAGGTTGAGAGTATATTTATTCAAATATGGAGGTAGAAATGTATAA
- a CDS encoding DUF711 family protein yields the protein MIIRSITGGFNFNNQDKSYIENKIIRFFDSSNNHFRNNDIKVRTNRLNLPSFSVNDINDVEKVKSTIKWVSAFSNYNGIRWLCLPISTMNINTNYPHIIHDTTLEIVKRYKNVFINFIVADNDMISNEGIKIVSKFIKSSSILSNNGYDNFRIGASFNVKPNSPFFPFTFNDGYDNFSLALELVSLFQDIALKNMDLLEFRENVINSLLPKIKKINKLCLEIEHKTIMRFAGIDLSLAPFPDNDKNSVAKLIELLGADSFGSNGTLFLTAFLTDIIKEIIYKSGIRSIGFNGVMYSLLEDTRLSKANNTKEYSIDSLISYSTVCGCGIDMVPVPGNIFDDEITSIMLDIAAISCKIKKPLGVRILPIPEKHENEFTDFSYDFLSNTRIKNIKNQTFSGENFPDNFSFLSDK from the coding sequence GGTAAGGACAAATAGATTAAATTTGCCCTCCTTTTCAGTAAATGATATAAATGATGTTGAGAAAGTAAAATCTACTATTAAATGGGTGTCCGCATTTTCAAATTATAATGGTATTAGATGGTTATGCTTACCTATTTCAACAATGAATATAAATACAAATTATCCTCATATTATACACGACACAACATTAGAAATTGTGAAAAGATACAAAAATGTGTTTATAAATTTTATTGTTGCTGATAATGACATGATTTCAAACGAGGGAATAAAAATTGTAAGTAAATTTATAAAATCATCTTCTATCTTAAGTAATAATGGTTATGATAATTTTAGGATTGGAGCGTCATTTAATGTTAAACCTAACTCGCCGTTTTTCCCTTTTACTTTTAATGATGGATATGATAATTTTTCGTTGGCCTTAGAATTAGTTTCATTATTTCAAGATATTGCATTAAAAAACATGGATTTATTAGAATTCCGTGAGAATGTGATTAATTCTTTATTACCAAAAATTAAAAAAATCAATAAATTGTGCTTAGAAATTGAACACAAAACAATAATGAGATTTGCTGGTATTGATTTGTCTTTAGCACCATTTCCAGATAATGATAAAAATAGTGTGGCAAAACTTATTGAATTACTGGGTGCTGATTCGTTTGGTAGTAATGGTACTTTATTTCTTACTGCTTTTCTTACGGATATAATTAAGGAAATTATTTATAAAAGTGGTATTCGTTCAATTGGGTTCAACGGAGTTATGTATTCTTTACTAGAAGACACACGATTAAGTAAGGCAAATAACACGAAAGAGTATTCTATAGATTCTCTAATATCATATTCAACTGTCTGTGGGTGTGGGATTGATATGGTCCCTGTTCCAGGTAATATCTTTGACGATGAAATTACCTCAATTATGTTAGATATTGCAGCTATTTCATGTAAAATAAAAAAACCATTAGGTGTTAGAATATTGCCCATACCTGAAAAGCATGAAAATGAATTCACTGATTTCTCTTATGATTTTTTATCTAACACACGTATAAAGAATATTAAAAATCAAACTTTTTCAGGAGAAAACTTCCCTGATAATTTTAGTTTTTTATCTGATAAGTAA